The nucleotide sequence ctgttgctgctgctgttgcggcgTCAATGCTTGTCCGCTTTGCACGATTTGCTGCAATTGCATTTGATTCTGGTTCaaaatttgttgctgccgcatTAGATGTTGGTGTATGATTTGCGGCGAAACCGGCACagattgttgttgtggctgctgttgctgaacaACTTGCTGCTGAAcaatttgctgttgctgaactatctgctgctgctgtaccATCGTTTGCTGCTGGCCCACTTGTTGCTGCACCACCTGTTGCTGTTGAACTatctgctggtggtgctgagGGGATTGCACGGGCTGCGGCGTTGTAGATGGTGTACGTGGTGTCTGCCGGCCTGTTGGAGTCGTTGGCAGTCGGGGCGACTGCTGTTGCTGAGGAATTTGTTGTGGATGTTGTTGAGAAAGTTGCTGTGGAAGTTGCTGTGCGATTTGTTGCGGGTGTTGTTGCGCAAGCTGCTGTTGAAGTGGTTGAGGATGCggctgttgctcctgctgcatTAGTTGCATTTggatttgttgctgttgctgagaCTGCTGCgttgttttcatttgtctCTGCTGTAGGATATTTTTGATTTGCTGCTGGTtttgtggttgctgctgcaggtTGGCGGGGATAATCTtctgctgctgaattattaattgttgttgatgctgcgGGTGTGGTGCAGGAGTAGGTGCTTGAGGACCACCTTGCTGTAACTGGTGAGGGGATTGTTGTGCTGGCTGTTGGGGTTGTGGCTGTGGGCGCACAAAGACCACCTGCTGCTGTGCGGGTACgggcagctgttgctgctgtattTGTTCAGCTGAAGCCTGCAGCTGAGACTTAATGCTAGCGATGCTCTTGGCAGCTACGCTGTCCTCGCCAAAGCCAAGGATGTCAGATAGGGCAGAAGTAGCCGTTGCCTGTTGCTGGATAatctgctgttgatgttgctgctgctgctgctgctgctgttgttgttgttgttgttgttgttgttgttgttgttgttgttgttgttgttgctgctgctgctgctgctgctgttgttgctgcatcTGGTGTTGGtgctgcaattgctgctgctgctgaatttgttgctgctgcgtaGCCTGCTGCTTTTGTGTTCGCTGCTTTTCAATGGGCTTCAGCAGTCTCGGATGATACGTCTCCACGGGCATGCAGTTTTTGTACTTAAGGCTATCTGTCACCCAGTCGGGCGTCACAATAATGATGGCATTCTTGGGCAGGGCCAGCGCCTTGTTGTAGATGCCACCGTTGGCTGCACCGCACACCAGATGCGTGTTGGTGGCCCCAAAGCTGTGCGTGACTACGGCACCGTGGTATGTCAGCATGGCGTAAAGACGCCTTCGATCCCCTGCCACTACATTGGTGATGGCCACCCGAATGCCGCGCATCAACCGCATTTGATTCGGACTCGGGTCGAAAGCCCGTGTCGAGGCCATTCGGCCTAGCTTGGCGCTGTGCACGATCCATTGCTCCGTTACGGGAATTGCACTGTAGAGGTCCAGGTTCATGGACAGCTCCTCCTCGTTGTAGTTGGTGGCGCATATCATGTGGGTGATTTGGTCCGACAGGAACAGTTTCGATTGAGCGCCACCGCTCTTAAGAAAGCGTTCGATCTGCAAGGCAAAGgcataataattatttattacattacTTGATTTAAACAGTATATATaaaagatatatgtatgtgacCAAATAAGAATTCTTTTTTCAAGGGTGCCAAATATGTTGCTTCCGTTGGTAGAGgagaaccaaaacaaaaatcagtTGATTTAGCACCAATACAAACTCCagtacacaaacacacaaacacggCAATTTGCCGGCAACTTTTATGGCGCGCATTTGCCAAGGTGCCCGGGTTACCCTGTCCGCCCGCGCTCCAACCCACCCTGTGAGACGCACGCACACCCgctcacacaaacacacacacacgtacgcaCAATGCAAgtacagcaacagcaaacgaAAGATTCGCTTTGCAGCTTTTTACCTCCTCGTCCAGATTTCCCAGCACAAAGTATATCACATCCTCGAACAGTTTGTCGCTTATCTTGAGGTTCTCCATGGCGCCGCCGTTTGTTTGACCACTTGCACTTCTCTGGCGGCGCTAATttcacttttgcttttgttattgctgctgccgcGGCTGCTCGTGGGCATCTACATTGCAGCGTGTTTTCTCGTCTTTCCGCTGATCTTGGCCATTTGCGAACTTCGAAAAACGGTGTGCGATGCGGTGCTTATCGCGTAGCACataacaaatgcaatttggaaccgaaaaattgcatttaaagaTCACTTTTTCTCTTTTATCACCGCTGCGCCTTCCGCCTAGAGTTGGTACAAAACACTGTTTATGCGATACTATCGATAGTTCCAGAAGTGTGGCAATATGGATGCTTAATCTGCTGGTATCGATTGGTGGAAAACTTGGATATTTGATTGATTTCATTTGTACTGTGGTCCAAAAAGCGATTTTATTGgttaaaacttttttaattggGCCTAAAACTCACTTTGCAAGTTCGATTAACTTTTAACTAAAACACGATGTTCGTATGAAAATATATGAACCCATCtatttgtattaaatattGTGTATTTCCCACCTATTTTGGTGATTTCATTTCGTTCCCGTCCAATTTGAACAACCAATTACCATACCACACCGCTCGAAGGAACGTTTCCTAGTTAATTAGACTCCACTCCGGGCACTTATAATTTAAGTAAACATTTGTATGGCACATTTCCGATTCAGTTGTTGGGTTAGCGCCCCAGGAAATCAACACATTTATAAgtatacgtacatacatttattttagctCTGCTTGATTTACAAATTCATTTTAACTCGACTGTTTGGTTTTTGCATCAAAAATTTAGCTCTGCAAGCAGCAGTACCTATGTTATTATCAATTAGTTGGTGAAATTCCGTCAACTGCTTATAGAatgaatgcaaaaaaaaaaatataaaaacattttccataGAACATGGTGaacttttaaaaacttttgatGGAATCCCAGTAATGTACGAgaacgtgtgtgtgtgtgtggctggcTGCTCcaacttaaatttattatgctCGTAATACTTACAACTATGTACGACGAGGGTAAGTTAGTTTAATGTTACAAAGATAGAGATATATATAACTGTTGCAATAAATTTCGCGCTGCTCGGCTCGCCATCTTCGCTTCCCCGGCCTGAGAGATGGACTGATGAGTTGATCTTGAGATTGATTGGCCAGTGCGGATGGCGATTGAATTTAACGGGGGAAACACGGAACATGGTGCTAGAATTTCAGTTTAAACTGTCGCGAAATGCCCGCACAATCCGGCAGCAGCCATCTTAGCATTAggtttttcattaaaattagGTATAGAGCATTTGAAGTGGGGAACGGAGAACTGGCTGCACTTGAGGTTGTGGATACAGTAGAGGTGAGTGTTGAGTGGTGAGTAAATTAGCTCGTCGCCGGGAACTTGTTACAGGGTTGGATGATCGAAGTCTTGCGCGCCGGCACGGTTTCGGGCGTGGGAATGGCCTCCCCGGTGGTCACCTTGTTGGCAAAGACCTGCTTGACGCCGCCACCCTTCTGCTTGGCCATCTGGTAATCGCCCGAGTCGAAGAACTTTTGCTGTGGGAAGGATATGAAGGAATACATATTAGATTTCTCTTATATAATCAAATAGCTTTTTAGAACTAAAACGGAGATATCTTCCAAATGCAAACTTAATGTAACAATCTGATTTCGTTTACCAGATCATCAAGTTGATATAAACTATGCGCTGTGATTATTGAGTTTCATTGATTTCAGAAAGCAATTGCCAAATAGTATGGATCTTAGAATAGAGGAAACATGAATTGTTATTTTCCTTTAAACAACGGGTACTAAATACTactaaataatattattattattatttttaattgatattcATATTACAGGGTTTGGGTATCCCCGAACACCGAAAGTTAGTAAACTTATTGTTTGATTGTTTTCGAATTGTGCTAATCACTTACCCCCTTCTGCAGCCTTTTCTGGAGGAAGGCCGAGTGTCCGCCCGGCACGCGCATTCCGCTGGGATACTTGGACTTGAGTTTCTCCTCCTCGATCTTCTCGAGATCCGTGAGGTTAGCCTGCTCGGTGGTCTCGGTGTCCTGGGGCGTGGTGGCcgggctgttgctgttttcttCCGCGGAGCTCATTGTGTGCTGCCTACGGGTGATAGTACTGGGATTAGCCAAGGTGCGACAATGGCGACACGGGAGAACTTAAATGGCAAAAGGAGGGGGAGGCGGCGGAATTGCAGAGGGGCAGCGAAAATCGGAGGCGCGCAAAATGCCAAgagaaaattgcatttcattacacacacacacagacacaaacgCGCTAGGCTCGCACAAACACTGGCACGTAAATCCAGGGCAGGCGCACGCACACTTGCTAATATATGTGGACGCGAAATATTATAGTAATAATCGGATGTgcaaatattgttttaattttttatatacacCAACCACTACGCAGGCGATAAGgcttgtgtgtgcgtgcgtttGCTCGTCGATGCGGTTGTTTGTGTGCAAGGCGTAGTTGCTCACCTTTTGCCTGTAAAATTTGACGATTAACTGTTGttttccttctccttttgTTCTTCACCCGTCTATCAGTGTGTCTCCTTCCCTGGAATCGAATCGGTTTTGCCAATTAGCGTGCCGACTTAGCGGAGAGTGCTGCTATTCGCTAACGATTCCGGCAAATGATGTGCTGTTCGACTAAATCAGGCTGTTACACGAGCTATGTATTTGGTGTGTGGAGAGTGACTGAAATTCCCAAGGCGACtcaattgtaaaattattttatcacTTTACAGACGCAAGACTGTCTTCGATAGCAGAAGGCGTTATTTCGGAACATATCGTTTATCGAAACTACAGTTGCTCAATACTGAACTGTCCAGCTTCGAGTAGCTGTGGCTCAAACCATTGTTGTCATCGATaagcaattgcaattttatttgtttgcttaaaaaattaaaatataaactaCGAGGATcaaataaacatacatattcCCAATATGTTAGCGAAAAAATATGCTCAAAAAAAGATGTTTAAACACAATGTAAGCTGTTCTATGCATTGAACAAATTAACACATTGAGAGGGCGCTCTTATAAGTgcacatttcaatttaaatttattttaatatattcaaatatagTATAGCAGTATAGCATTCAAATGTAACTGTTGGTTGGACTATCGCTGTAGTCCAAGAACTGCAGATAGTGTCATCGCTAGCTTTGAAGCATCTCAAAGGAAAAAGAGCGATAATTCTGATAAGAAAGTTGGCGTAGCCGGAAGGCGGATTGTCACATACAAAATAGTTTGGAAAGCCCAAACTGAGGCGAACCAATCACACAACAATCCACGCCCACAATGACCGCCCTGCGATACATGGGATGGATCACCGGCTGTTCCGTCCTAACGGCCTTTGTTTCCATAATTTGGCAGGCATTCATCGCCCTGCAGACGCTTAACAGGACGACTGTCCTGCTCACCGGTCTCCTGGCAATCGAGGGGTGAGTTCATTCGGCTACACTGCAGCACTAGCTATATATGCATTTGTATTTCAGATCCCTGAAGCGGACCGCGTTGGAACCGGCACCCAAGGTGGCCATCGGCTACGGAGCCTGCACGGACTTGCAGATAAACGCCACTGAATTTCTGGATCGCTACTATGGGCGCCGGATTCCAGTCGCAGCAGCCACTACAGGATCTCGGGCGGTCGTGAACAACGAGGACGAGCTCTTGCAGTCCTTTGCCTATTACTTTCAGAACGGCGCTGCAGCGGAGTAAGTTGCATGGAAGGATCTTGGATAtccaatattttattggctATGCAAGTTACTAACAAAGTATTTCATACTGGTCCACTTTTCAGGCGAGTGATGGCAAACAGTACCCTCTTCACACAGCTGGTGGGCTACGCCAAGGTGATGGACAAGGAGAGGATCAATTGGTACATGGGTGGTAACGCCCCACTGATGGCCGTGCGCTTTTTTATGGAGGGAGCTCAAGTGCTACTGGGCGCCCA is from Drosophila melanogaster chromosome 3L and encodes:
- the endos gene encoding endosulfine, isoform E — encoded protein: MSSAEENSNSPATTPQDTETTEQANLTDLEKIEEEKLKSKYPSGMRVPGGHSAFLQKRLQKGQKFFDSGDYQMAKQKGGGVKQVFANKVTTGEAIPTPETVPARKTSIIQPCNKFPATS